The following coding sequences are from one Brienomyrus brachyistius isolate T26 chromosome 2, BBRACH_0.4, whole genome shotgun sequence window:
- the ak5l gene encoding adenylate kinase 5, like: protein MNTTDAKEYLSKREIPQLFESMLTGLMYHRPEDPVLFLEGCLQKVRELGGPERVSWDTFITPERRPLPPLSVGQGRKVASRSECGPGPGIGPYRRYERLPPIQAQYSIESDSDMTETSGLIQEYDVFGPSKPRPHIIFVIGGPGSGKGTQTSKMARHYNYESISVGEILRNQLLHHAPSDRKWELIAQIIANGELAPQDTTIEELKHQFIKRQGAEGFIVDGFPREISQAFTFEEQIGSPDLVVLLACSNQQLRQRLEKRAALQGRPDDNAHAIERRLETFKQNITLIAKYYQERGLIVRIDAERDEDEIFADIRAVVLERLFPNGDTGITDRDALQEDDGEVETADAPGAGQGLPVTEQIAMADKFKDHKIFFVVGGPGSGKGTQCERIVAKYGYTHLSTGDLLRSEVDSESERGKQLSAIMQRGELVPLDMVLDMLKDAMIAKADVSKGFLIDGYPREVKQGQEFEKKIGVPDLVLYIDTKEDTMVQRLLKRGETSGRADDNEATIKKRLDLYYKATEPVISFYEGRGIVWKINAEAPVDEVFTSVVTAIESLK, encoded by the exons ATGAATACTACGGATGCCAAAGAATACCTTTCCAAACGTGAGATCCCGCAGCTGTTTGAG AGCATGCTGACTGGACTGATGTACCACCGGCCGGAGGACCCTGTGCTCTTCCTGGAAGGCTGTCTGCAGAAAGTGCGGGAACTTGGGGGGCCTGAGCGTGTGTCCTGGGACACGTTCATTACTCCTGAGCGGCGACCTTTGCCCCCGCTCAGTGTAGGTCAGGGCAGAAAGGTTGCTTCAAGGTCAG AATGTGGCCCAGGCCCCGGGATAGGTCCATACCGCAGATATGAACGGCTACCCCCTATCCAGGCACAGTATTCAATTGAAAGTGACTCTGACATGACTGAGACTTCTGGCTTGATTCAGGAATATGACGTCTTTGGTCCTTCCAAACCCCGACCACATATCATTTTTGTTATAG GTGGGCCGGGTAGTGGGAAGGGCACCCAGACTTCAAAAATGGCACGCCACTATAATTATGAGAGCATCTCTGTGGGAGAAATCTTACGGAACCAACTGCTGCACCATGCTCCCAGTGATAGGAAATGGGAGCTAATTGCTCAGATCATTGCAAATGGGGAACTAGCACCACAG GACACGACCATCGAGGAGCTCAAGCACCAGTTCATCAAAAGGCAGGGCGCCGAGGGCTTTATCGTGGATGGCTTCCCCCGTGAAATATCTCAGGCCTTTACCTTCGAGGAACAG ATTGGCTCCCCGGACTTGGTGGTACTACTAGCCTGCTCCAATCAGCAGCTCCGCCAGCGTCTGGAGAAGAGAGCAGCCCTGCAAGGACGCCCCGATGACAATGCCCACGCCATTGAGAGGCGGCTGGAAACTTTCAAGCAGAATATCACTTTGATCGCCAAGTACTACCAGGAAAGAGGACTGATCGTGAGG ATTGATGCTGAGCGAGATGAGGATGAGATATTCGCTGATATTAGAGCTGTAGTTTTGGAGAGGCTCTTTCCCAATGGAGATACTG GTATAACTGACAGAGATGCTCTTCAAGAAGATGATGGGGAGGTGGAAACAGCAGATGCCCCGGGAGCG GGCCAAGGATTGCCCGTAACAGAACAGATTGCCATGGCAG ATAAATTTAAGGATCACAAGATATTCTTTGTTGTGG GCGGACCCGGCTCCGGAAAGGGCACGCAGTGTGAGAGGATTGTAGCAAAGTACGGATACACTCACCTGTCCACGGGGGACCTGCTCCGTTCCGAGGTCGACTCAGAGTCGGAAAGGGGCAAGCAGCTGTCGGCCATCATGCAAAGGGGAGAGCTGGTTCCCTTG GACATGGTTCTGGACATGCTGAAGGATGCAATGATTGCTAAGGCTGATGTCTCCAAAGGCTTCCTCATTGATGGTTACCCACGAGAAGTCAAGCAAGGCCAGGAGTTTGAGAAGAAG ATTGGAGTCCCAGATTTGGTACTGTACATTGACACCAAGGAAGACACCATGGTACAGAGGCTGTTGAAACGTGGTGAGACCAGCGGCCGGGCGGACGACAATGAAGCCACCATCAAGAAGCGACTAGATCTGTACTACAAGGCCACAGAGCCAGTCATCTCCTTCTATGAGGGTCGTGGAATTGTATGGAAG ATTAATGCGGAAGCCCCGGTGGATGAAGTATTTACCTCCGTCGTTACTGCTATTGAGTCGCTGAAATAG